AACCCAAGATATCctttatgaaaaaataacatGTCAATATGACTTGGGCTCAACCAAGTCAATTTGGAATTTCCTTGATAATAACATGTCAGATTTAAATTAAGTGCAGTTATCTAGGTGTAATACATTAggtaattaaattcaaacacacaactattaaacaaacaaaacaaacaaacaaaaacgtGTGAAGATATCAAAGCAAATGAAAGCTGATTTGAATTCTTTAATGTTACCTCACAGGCTCACCTAACAACATAATCAATATAATAAAAGGCAATGTAGTCATTCACTATCTAACATTAGTACTAAACATACAAATATACACTCCTACACATGAAAAAGTGATGAATTCCATATCAATACACCACATGCATGAAGCACGTGGAAAGATTTTCCACATCCTACTAGGCAACTAAACATGATAAAAAGTCTTAAAAAGGGTCCAACATATTCCACAACCAACATAGAAAGTTGTTGAAATAATGATAATTCTTCTAAAGACACAACCAATCAAACATCAAATTTTACAACTTCGATAACTTGTGCGACTTTAACGGTCCATTTGAATtaagggagagggagagagagttgAGTAGAGTAAAGTAGATTTGACtcaaaattagtctatttttagCCAGttttactctactctcctcccctccACTCTCCCTCCTTCCCCTACATCCAAACGAGTCTTAAGTGACGAAtattttctaccttttgcaaCCCACCACCATACATCACCCACATGCTCACAGTTACACAAGTTGTGAAATTGGGTACTTAAAATGGGTTATGGGCCCAtataaaaaccaataataataGGGAGTCTCTAAACATTATCATTATTGGATGTGAAAAGGCACAAAAGCGGTGGCCCTCACAAATGATCATTGCCACGTTAAATGACGGATATGCCCTCCAAACCAATCAAATCGCTCAGATTTCGAAACTTCAAAGAAACCTAACGCGCAAAACGcgtttctttatttattattttatttttgttccaaATGCAAAGCAAAGCGCGTGAGTATATTCGGCAACAAAGTCCAACACATTTTATCCACGAAAAAACAAGGGCATTATCGAGATTTCAACGCATGCCTTTGTTTATAACCTCGTCCTTGTAATCGCCCCACGCGTCAAGACTCAAAACTTCAGGTCTCAGATACCAAtgtgagaaaaataataattctacaaaattgtattttagaCCCTATGACtttagtgaattgctttttagtcccaaaattttataataataaaaaattcattttaacgTTTACTACATTtgtcatttgaaaaaaaaaaaattgctatatAACTATTAGGTCCTAAACTTaccaaaaagtttgattttcaTCTTCctggaaaatgttttactttttgcccttaaatttaaatttaatggaCTAAAATAGGTTCTAattgcaaatttgttttgaacTCTGTGATTTCGCTTGGAAATTATTCATCAGCTAGACCTAATTTTGTaagattttcaatttattttccccCAAACTGAATTTTTAACCGATCAAATTTCAGTTACACcgttgaaaaaacaaaattcagttacaataataaattttcCACAAATGGAAACACTAACCGATTTTCTTGACGTTGGAATTGGTGAAGTGATGCATGAGAAGATGAACGGTCCTCAAGCTGAAGCTCTGATCGTACGAAGACAGCGCGCGTTGCAACTCCTTGTCGTCGATCAAGCCACTCCCGTCCTGATCGGCGATCTTGAAGCAAGCGACGACGTTCGGATCGGTTCCGGGAGGAAACGCCGACGGTACCAGAGACGCGAACGGGCTACCGTAACCCGGACCGGAGGGAGGGTAGCCGGAGCCGGAGCCAGAGGAGTAGTCTTTAGGTGGCTTGTTTTCCTTCGGAGGCTTGTGAGGGTCGTAGGGAGGAGCGGACGGTGGCGCTGATCCGTAGGGGGCGGCGACGGGAGCGTAAGGGGAGTGGGAGTGGGGTTGTTGCGGCGGAGCGCCGTAGGGAGCGGCGTAGCCTTGGGGTTGTTGGGACGGCGGAGCGCCGTAGGGAGTGGCGGAGCCGTAAgggtttggtggtggtggctggccGTAACCGTAGCCGGAGGGCTGGTGTGGATAGCCTGACAtggatttttggtttctttgtgttttggattgaaattttttgtgattgtttttgtgaGTCGTTGGGTCTGAGGTTTTATAGAGGTGTAAATGAGGTTTGACCTCTAGAAAGGGAATTATTTACACAACTGCCACGATCCattttttggccaaaatttaCCGAAGTTGAAATATTTTGTCTCACTTTTTCTGCTCCACTTtatactctaccaataaaaacttcTTACGTAttcatctaattaattaaatattactattaattaataacagtATAATTAATAACtcaataataatagtatttaattaggTAGGTGAACATATGAgaagtttttattggtagaaTATAAAGTAGAGTAAAAAAAGTGGGATAGAAAATTTGGACTCAATTTATAGTccgagataaaaaaaatttaaaaattagtatACTATTGTTTGCCTTAAGACGCGTTAGTAAAATTcttataaatttacattgtcaggataattttttttacacaatattcaaaacattattttttagttgcaattgtgtttttttttttttttttggtaaattccACTAAAATGCTCAGAGATTTGAGTAAACGTCAATTATGTCcaacatttttctaaaataattaatttaatccctttccataaaaatttaaaaaaaaaaactaatttaattcCTAAAACCAATTTAGGTTGCGTTTGGAGTAGCTTatattgggtattttttttactatttagtttatttttgttactatttataggtTTCATTGCACTTTTTCATACTATTTATGGATCTcgttgtactatttcaactaacattTAACTGaaacttttagttttatttatagtactttcaacaaaaagttctCAGTTTCAACTAAACAAACTGTACTCAAACAAACTCTTAATCTTTAAAACAgttaagaaaaaataactaatttttaaaattattgaacttGGTTGGTATTATTCAAAATCTAAAGATATGTTAGtaaaatttaccattttttttataatttaaataacaaaaatattaagcTGTGCCAAATCAAGCTCAAAGCCTAAGGGGATTAGTTGGGTTTTAAATTTCTAGGTCTCTAAGACTCATTGATTGTGTTAATTGTGTCCTATGAACACATgctaaataatattaaatatataattatcagctataatggaaattttttaaaagaaaaggttcATTGTCCTATACTCCTATCCTATGTGTAAATTCAATACGGCTGTAGCTCATTTTCTGTAAGGATTAAGGataattatttgataataagaTATTAAATGCATTTTAATCAATATCTTATTAATTTAAGGAAATTTTATTTAAGGGGAAGATTTTGCTTGGCCTAGCTATTGCATAAGGAGAGGGATCACAAGTTGGCGAATTGCATTGAATAAGGGGTACTTTATCATAGGccgtttttattattttccctcGCGCGTATTatatttacattaaattttATGGTCAAGAATGAGTAAGTACTCATAATATTTACGTTTTGTGTCAATTTGATTTTCAATGTTttgaaataaatgaatttaaaatcTACTAAATAACTTGGCATCTCTCTTAAACTAACACGAAATtaaattgttatatttatttctcaatttatttacttatggtTTAAGTTAACTTAAGAAAGAATTAAGGAGACAATAAGGCCTATGAATGTGTAAACACAACATTGGACTAATTTGTTTACTATATTTCGTATTTACTTTCTCAGGCTCCCATCGCACAACAATGGAAAAAGAAGGATGTATATGACCAAAGCAAATAAGTGGATCAACAACACACGTTGCCAAGTGCAAATagaaaatttggtaaaatttgAAGGGCCcctataagaaattaaaatcaaatgaGCTTCTAACTTCTAAGTGTAACTACAAAATACTGCTTAAGTTGTTGTAATGTTCTTCACGGAATACATAAAATAAGTAAGTACAAGTTTCATGCAAAGTAGAATCAAGAGAGAGatcacacaaaaattaaaaaaaaaaataataataataagtaagtTCAAGTTTTATGCAAAGTGGAATCAAGTGAGAGATTACACCCAAAAAAGCAAAACACTCTTTAGCTTATGATAACGTGGGTTTCATCATTGTTAAGAATTTAGCTATATAAGTTCAATTAGCTTAAGCACATAGTTGTAAGTTACTTATACACCACGTCTTTTTGGCTTATTTACCTATATATAAGGTTTGTCGCGATGCTATAAATCACTGTTTTTATTGtgaattgatttattttgaaaattaatatatcAAAGTTTCTAAAAAGCAAGAGAAAGGAGATTTTGTTTGGGTTGAGGTCTTTGATGATAGGTGATAACTAtctctatcttttctttttttctttttttgataagtaagaattttttttttaaaatcccatcaaatttattaaaagtaaTGCTCGCAGCTTTTTTTGGGATCcttcaaaaacttaaattatacaatctaataaaataaaaataaaaacttcataCAGTGACTCAACCAGTGAGCTTCATTGCTTTGCAATTGCATAGTTTAGTTTTTGccttttataattatttatttacttagtTTACTACCCACTCTGGTTTGTGAGCCCACTAAACTAAGACCACTACCCCCAAAAATGTCCAAAGCATACCCCAAGGGCCAAGGCCCCCACCCATCCCCTACTCAAGAGACAAACAACACTGTCAACACAAAAGCCGAAAAGCTTTTGTGGATCAAAGAGTCCGTGGgtcaagttgttttttttttaatagtccGTGGATCAAGTTAAACTGTTGAAGAAATATAATAAGTATATATTGCTATCAACGCTTCAAAGGACATCAATATTCGGTATATCACAAACACAATTCAAcatttaggctgcgtttgttttggctgaaatacattttagaaaattgttttaCACCATATTGTATATTTAGTAAGCAcagaaaatttggtcaaatgtaaattattttacaatttgaCCGAAAATAACCCTTCTTTGGTGGAAAATCCTTTCTGTTCTTCCTTTACCTTCAAATATCATTTTCCAGAAAACACAaagagagagcacgaagagagagagagagagagagggagagagagagagagagagagcacaaaGAGGgagtagagagagtgagatcgaGCTTGTGCCGTTGAGCTTAGACCACCGCCCCAAGCCCAGACACGCCATTGAGCTTGTGCCGGCGAGATCGAACCACCACCCACCGATCTACAACCCACTCCCGTCGTCGCTACCGCCTCAAGATCAAACCACTGATCTTGTCGCCCCAAGCTCAAATCGCCGTCCTCCAGGCCAAATcagatctctctctttccctcaatctctcaatctttctctctttgatttttgatttttctgttgttgttgtggtggtatgggtggtggtgttttggtggtttttgaTCTCTGTtgcttgttgttgttgtggtggtggtgtgggtggtggtgttttggtggtttttgtgttgtgtggCGCTGGTGTGTGGGTGGATTCTCTGTGGGTGCTGGTGTGTGGGTGCCGGTGGATTTTctgatataaaatttgtttggaagctgagaaaatgtgataaactagtagaaaatttgcattttcagaatgttatcaaacacttgaaattattttttctaatataatttttaaaatgcaaccaaacactagaaattatttttatttttcgaaaatattttcacttgaaattattttacacctgaaaaatattttacactaaaacaaacgcagccttagttTAGGTCcacagaaaaagagagaattgaGATGAGGTACCTTCCGAcggcttgatgcatttggggtgtttagtatccgtttggatactgctAAAACGCAGTGCGTCTgcgttttagtttttttttttcattgaaaagaGCGTTTCAGTACTATTCAGTGGGTCCTAAGTACTGTTCACAAGacccacaaacctttttttttcagcaattttttacattaaaaatggGTTACACGACCCtattcacaaatttaaaaattactttgctacagtgttttcagttttcaacagtatccaaacgaacccttaaggcaaaaattgaaattgagacatttatatatttaaatatgacttaaaaaaaaatattacttaaattctactattttgttttagatgcaaaattattactaattaacatgaataatgtagattttttttagaaagtctgtaaacacaaaaaattgacaaaactttGACACCTATTAATATGGTagattgatagtggtaagtaaaagagTAATATTAGAGGTGTACTTaagtaaaaactaataaaagtttGTCAACTCAATTATTTGTGGAAAacattgtgaattttttttgtgaattgcttttttttttttaagatgttcacaacaaatcctaattgttaagttgttactaattctaatttgaactcactactgaaattatttattttgttatcaaTAAGTAACAGCCTTTAATAACCTACTTCTTAGGATTTGTagtaaaatattgtaaacgtaACATTTCTACtcgaacattttttttatgtaatggctaatatttgagcttaattaaattaaaatttagggcATTTTTTCTATTTGTGCCTTAGGCGAACCCATCAATTGTTTACCCTGTAGAGTATCTTGAGTGCTTGAGGTTGAGGCGGTGAAGGCTGGGtcaatgggtttggttatttggGGTCGGCAGCAACTGGGACGGTGGGTCTATCATTTGGAGATGAAAGGGGCTGGAGTTCAAATTGTTTCCCAAGTTACGATTTTttggtataaaatttgattgttttttttttttgggtatttggtttatagcaatttaatttttattaactttttttttatttaaaaatctgTTTGAGGAGTGAGGACCAATTTTGggcttttaaaatatttttatgagattttaaatttatttggagGTTTTCATTGGgcttgttattattattattattttcatattttaattcaataaaaaaatgtgggctttttctttttgtttgaataggcttaatatattgttaagaggACCAAATTATTGACcaacatttaattttaattattgggcttaaaaaaatttagggtgattccaacttttttattttatggcatgtttggatgtttaaaaaaggagggggagtagagtagagggaaagggagtaattcaattaccttgtttgggagttttttaaggaaggagggggagagatttggaggggtttggaggggtttcaactacctccaacccctcatttttaattcccccaaattggagagatttggagggagagtagagcacataaaattatttataaagtaaattacataatttacccttattatatttataaaattacaatgttaaaaacaagagaaatggctaattactcccttcccccttactaattataaaaacatccaaacaaggtggagggtaatcattctcctctactctcctccccactactcccctcccctctactctcctccttctctaaactcccaaacaggccattaaagatgtacaaatataaaattttaattattatgtaAAGCTTTTTTTCTACATGACCACCCTGACCTCACCATGGCGCAGCCTGattgataaataaaatgagaaacatGTAATTTCCTTCCACGTAAAAACTCAGCAAAAAGGTTTATGTCATATTTATTTCTTAGGCCACAAGAAAAGACTATTATTTTGAATTGGGTTAAGCAAAATAATAATCACAAAGTTGGCGAAGCTTCTGGAAAGTGCATGTGCAACAACGTGACGCCGCGTCCATTGACAACTTCATGCAGAAGATTTTTAAGATGTTTGGATATgataatatgatatatattgatttgataTGACTAGTGGtaattaatttacaaattaccGAGTCTTGTTTGACCAAAATATAATCATTCAGCCAGCCTCTCAAAAATACTTTGAAAGTTTGAAcgtgtaattattattatatatgttttgcTCAAACTTCAgataaatattaatattcatGTAGATAGAAAGTAGTGCttcaagaaaattatttttctagtGTGCTGTTGAGGTTTTCGAAATTTCAGGCAACCATATCCAAAACTTGATGATGAGTCATTTATCAAAAACATTGACAAAGGGACACATTAGCAATGCACcattttgttgacttttcatCAAAAGTCAAATTTCTCTGGAGGATTTAGCAGACTCACAAAGGGACACGTAAGCAATACAACAAGCTAGAGTTTCCTTAATATTAGTTGGGTTTTACTTACGTATGCCCTAAGGACATATATTAGtacatcacttaaaaaaaaaacatatatgaacaaataaaaaagtaattaactgATTTGACAATTGTTTTCAAAAAGTTTTGGTGCAAAAgctgttttaaaatatttgtcaaATGCAGGAAAGGTACAAAGCACTTTTTGGATGCACAAAAAGAGCTATCCTTTAAATCTTCTCAAAAGCTCTCCAAGTAGACTATTCAATTCAAATTAAATGGATAGAGTTTTCTTCTAAAATGtgttgttttataaaattattcaaatgtattaaatcatttttaaacaAGTCATGTGAATATTAAGTTGGTCATGTATTTAAGGTACGTGTGTGCTCGTTTGAGTTCTAACATATTTGATTGGAAGAACTTTCATCTAAATTGGTCCGGAGATAAATTTTATCCATGTTCAATAAATCAAGGCACATAATTTTCCATAATTGTGACGTCAATGCAGGGCCggccctagacattttggggcctaaggcgagAATTCAAAATGAGGCATTTTTTATacctatatattaattaaattaatgttttatttaatatttttatattataatatatttcatttaaaatctatttttcttgccatttgagatgcaaattgactaattaaatttttgtattcaagttcttctaacatctcCTTTTCAATCGATAATATAGCTAATCCATTTAATCTTTCTTGAGACATTGTTGATCTTAgatatgatttattaattttaattttgaaaaacttttttctgcAGAAGCTACTATAACAGGTATTGTTAGTAAAATCCTATAAGCAATGCAtgtatttggaaatgaatctaatctttttatataatttaatatgtcAATTGGAGTataatcttttatttgtaaaatttcttttaaaatgtttaactttgaaaataaatctaaaccatcaatatcataataaacatCATGTTTGAGAAACTTTTCAAGTTTAAGacagtattttttttcatatctagATGTATATTTTCTAAtagacatttctaatcaaacaatacatttataaagattaaaataaaaaataactttcaagtgtagagcaaatgagaaTTAGAACCAGATTTATATAGAAATtattgttgtagtttcaccgaacaataacaagtttttagcattctcaacctgcataaataaagacttatttaatatattatcactaactaatatatatataaacacaatattacatttttttttttaaaaagcacaagcataacaaaaatttaagcacaactATAACACTAggcttattaatttataatacccacccaaaaaataaacacaaaacaaatcctatatataacaaaaaaaaaaaggctgaatcATTACAAATACGTAGGACCgaatcattgaaaaaaaaaaggggtgaatcattaaaaaaaaaaaaaaaaaaaacttgaaggcCCAAAACTGTTACAAAACCAGGCCCAATCTCAATCAGTCAATCTTATTACAAGAATACAAGTAGTGCTCCCAATCTCAACCAGTCAAATCGGACcccaaattatttataaattatacctGAAAATGAAGATAAGTGAACGGCTGGTGAGTCTGTGAGTGGTGAGCTGTGAGTAGTTGACTGATGAGGGAGGGGGAGCCGTGGAGAGCAGATTcggagaaagaatgagagaggcgGCGAGGCGGACTGATGAGGGAGGTGCCAAGGCAGTCCAGCCATCTAGGCTTGCTTCAGTTCAGCTGCTTGAGCTGTTGCCTGTTGAGCAGATGAGAAGTGATTCAAGTGAACAATGGAATGGAGAGAATCAGAGAGAatgagaggcagagagc
This genomic stretch from Castanea sativa cultivar Marrone di Chiusa Pesio chromosome 9, ASM4071231v1 harbors:
- the LOC142609460 gene encoding putative calcium-binding protein CML49 encodes the protein MSGYPHQPSGYGYGQPPPPNPYGSATPYGAPPSQQPQGYAAPYGAPPQQPHSHSPYAPVAAPYGSAPPSAPPYDPHKPPKENKPPKDYSSGSGSGYPPSGPGYGSPFASLVPSAFPPGTDPNVVACFKIADQDGSGLIDDKELQRALSSYDQSFSLRTVHLLMHHFTNSNVKKIGPKEFTSLFYSLQSWRDIFERFDRDRSGRIDSTELREALLSLGFAVSPVVLDLLVSKFDKTGGKSKAIEYDNFIECCLTVKGLTEKFKEKDRTYSGSATFNYEEFMLTVLPFIIA